Part of the Brassica oleracea var. oleracea cultivar TO1000 chromosome C8, BOL, whole genome shotgun sequence genome is shown below.
ACCAAACCATGGTTCACGGTTTCTCCAAAATCTTCTTCTTCCGTCCCTGGCTTAGATGCTTACACTTCGCTCACATCTGCCGACATAATAAACCAGTTAACCGGCAGTTCACGACGTCTAAGCAAAGCGCGTTGCAGTGATATCTTCTGGGAAGCTGTGTGGCCGCGTCTGCTAGCGAGAGGATGGCGTTCGGAGCAGCCCAAGGAGCGAGGCTATTTTGCTTCTAAGGATAACATTGTGTTCATTGTCCCTGGCGTGAAAGAGTTTTCGAGAGGGGAGCTTGTTAAAGGCGATGATTACTTTGATTCCGTTAGTGACATTCTAACAAAGGTTGCTATGGAGCCTGAGCTGCTTGAGTTTGAAACAGGAGGAGAGATAAAGGAAGGAGACGCCAATGCAGAGAACTCTTCTGGCCAATCTGATGAAGAGTCTTCTCGATCTGATAAGCAAAAACATCGTTACCTAAAGTCTCCATGTTCTAACCGTCGAAGTCTTCAAATGAACTTCACTGTTGTGGACACTAGCTTGGTTGCAGGAGGGAAGCTGTGTGATTCACGGAATCTGAATTCAGAACCTCTTGTTTGTTCTGAGTCCAAGACTCGTTTAGGAGATAAACTGGACTGTCAGAATGTGGAAATGACCCAAGCAATGCCAAGTGATGGCAGGAAAAAGGTTTATATAGTGGATGAATCTAGTATAAAGGAGGAGGAGAAGACTTTGGAGAAGGTTAAGGATCCATCAAAGAGGCTGATCAAGCATAGGTCTAGCCAAGAAGATGAAACTAATGATCGTTCAGTTAGTTCTGCTCCATCTTTGAAACGCAGGCGGCTCAGTGCTTGCATGAGGGGTGAGAAAAGCCTTTCAAGAGAGAACTCAGTGTTCAAACATTCACCGAGTGATGAGACAAAGAGCACGGTATGTCCTGAAGTAGACCACTTAGGTTTTTATGCGCTGTCCAAAACCAAAATGGCACTGGTGAAGAGATGAATGAAGAAGACAAAGAGAGATATGAAACTGATTATATGAACTTAAAGTCTGATCAGTCAAAAAAGACTGGAACTGGACCGTCTTCTGCGGTTGTAAGGCTCGAAGAAACGCCAGAGGAGACAAGAACATCTCCACATGAACTCATTTCGTCAGAACAAGAAGCCAACGGGTGCTGTTCAGTGTCTGACTCAGACACAAAACGTGCTACCATTGTTCCTAAACAAGAGAAAGCAGTTGAGCTCACTTCCATCCCAGGCTCTAATGGTTCTCCTTCCAATGATCTGGGAACTACTCAAGAACTTGGTTCCTCAGAGCAACAACAACTGCACGACAATACAGATGCTCCTAGAAGACAGAGCACAAGAAAGCGACCATTAACCACCCGGGCTTTGGAAGCTCTCGAATCCAGCTATCTTACAACCAAGGAAATGAAAAGCACGGTTAATTCAAGAAAACGTGCAAGTACTACAAAGAGAAACCGCTCAGCTAAGGCGTGTAATAGAGCACAACCTTTGCCAGACAATGGGAGTGCAGGTCTGGAGCAAAGAGGAGAAGATGAGAGCAAAGCAACAGATCAAATAGAGGATTCAAAGCCTAGCCTTCCTCTTAATGGAGCAACAACTGCGACTATGGCACTGGATCAAAGACAAGATTCAAAGACAGTGCCACCTGAACGTCCTAGGCTTCCACCTATTGTTTTGAAGCTTTCTCTCAAGGGTAGAAGAGGAACTTCAGAGACTCAAGTCTGAAAAGTTTGGGTGCTGGTTGCGAGAGGATTGGCCTCTTGCCATAGAATAAATGTGTACAAAAAAGTAAAAGATTAAAGGTGTTTTAATCCATACCATTCTTCTTTGTTATTTATTTTTCTCTATTCAGTTTCTAACTTTCTTCATATCTCATTGAATACATATTGCCCAATATTGAAGTGGAATAGTGATTGCTCATGCATATCATTTGTAAAGCATATACACAGATACATACAAATCCTGAATCGTAGTATTAGTAGTTTTAGACTAATGTCACAACAATGGTAATACTACTATACAAATCTTGTTCTCATCAAGTGCAGCTGATTTGCTGCGGCCGCTTGATTACCTTATCCAAGTTGTTGGAGACTGCTTTAGTTAGGTTAGGGTCCTCAAAACCAAGCTCTGCTCCAGATCTTTTGTAGTCATAAAAATGAAACCAAATTTCAAAAAAAACATAATTATTGTCAGTTCAAATTCACTTCACACTCCATTGGCTAAAATTCTTTTGACTTACTCTGGATTCAAGATCAGTTTCTGAACCTCTTTGATGGCTGAGCTAGCTGCGTATAACGATATCTTCCCTATCTGATATTAAACAACGCAAACCATTTTCAAGGATTGAAGGCACTGAGATGGTTAATGGTGTGTCTCATAGTTTTATTACCTCTAGAATCTGAGGTTTTGCCTTGTGGTCGTACGGTAAACACCGGATCTCTTCAGCTAGTCTTGCTGACTCTCCAACGCTTTCAGGGCACAAGAAGTCTAGTGCCACCTGAACGTTTGACTGAGAAGTGTATACGAGATAAATTTTAGTTTTTTAGTAAGCGCAAGGGGAAGTTGATTCTAAGTTGCATGAAAACATATTACCTGAAGATTTCTGAACTGGAACGGACATCCAGCTGGAATGAAGATAGCTTCACCACGATGTTGCTCAAACGTCCATGGCTCAACTCCTGAAACAATAGCAGGAGCCATCTCTCAGGTTTCCAGACAATAAACGTTTGGACATAGACATAATGTTCATTTTTTCTTACCAAATTCATCTTTTAGTTGTCTCTTGTGGTGTTCATTTAAGAACAATCCTTCAAACAACGGACGTGACACCTGAAACCCAGGTAAACAAGCTTGGAAAGTCAATCATTTCGACATACAAAAAGACAACTTTCACATTTGATATGTTGATTAAGCAGATAAGACTCACAAAATCACATTTAAGACTGTCATCAGGCTTCTGGAACGTTCTCTGCAAATACTCGGCCAGCTTTGGGACGTCTTGGCGCCTGAAGACATCCCACTGGACTCCTCCTGCACATGAAGACGTGCAAGAAGGTTCCACACTCAACATCATCTCAGATTCATTCTTCTCCGTATTGGGTGTACCAAGTGATAGATCATGTAACTCTCCGTCCATTAATTTTTCCTCAGGGCTAACAAGTGACTCATTCTCTCCCATCTTCTCGTCAGGTTCTCTTGGACCGTGATTTGTTGTCTCTCTCACACTTTCGAGTTTTGTTCCTTCGGGTGTGTGCACCAAGAGGTATACCTGTTTAAAAGTTTCAACCACTCAATAACATGAATCATAACTCGAATCCAAAATAAAAAGTGTGTATTAGTTTCTAACTAAGGTACCATGTCACGCATGCTGTAGTGTATACTAGTCAACGAATCACCACCATCAGTTTCTTTGTACGTCCCACAAGACACTATAACCTTTGGACCAGAATCGTTTTGGAGCGAGTAATGAGGCATCTTGGCCGCAACGTTCAGAAGGCCTAACCGGGGATGTAAGTACTCAAGAAACGGAAATCTCCTGATAAACTCAGGTCTCTGGTAGAAAATAAACTCCTCAGAAGCACTTGGGCTCGGCCAGTCCTTTAACCTCCACGTCAGCGGAAGACCTGTCTCTTGGTTCCTTCCATCTCTATATGCTTTTGTAAACTCTCCAAGCCTTACCTCAACCTGTGAGTCAAGTCATCAACACTTAATGAATCTGTAACACAAACAATATGAAGAGATATAAAATAACAAAGCGAAACTTTACCTCTGACCCATCAAAGCAATTAATAGCCTTCAAGAAAGGATCATGTTCTGAAGTCTCGTTTATATCCCTCCATATAGTCTCAGGATCCCATCCAGAGAGAGACGACTCATCAAGCACCCTTTTCACAACAACAATCCGACCCTCTGACCATTGTTTCTCAAAACTAGCTACTCCATCAGATCTAACCGTTTCAAGTGACGGGCTGTACACAGAGTTGTCACACGGTTCAGGGCTACAAAGATCAGATACCTTGCAGCCGTTAACCATCTCCTCAGCGTTTTTCACAAGCTTTGCAACCCAGTTCATCTTGAAAATGCGAGCGAGGTTCAAAGACTTGGAGCCGCAGCCTCCATGTTCCTTAGGAGGGCAGGGGATGCTCCCATCATCGTTGGCTTCCCATTCAGGAAACTTGTTTGAAAAGTTCAGCTTTAGTTTAGGAACTCCTGTTCTCTCTCCTATGGTTTGGCTAGTCCCACCAATCTCAGCTCGTAGATCTTGACAGCATCTTAGGCACAGGTCAAATGAGCAGTTAGGACAACGACGGTAGTAGTCAACAACTGGTACCTGACACACGTTGCTGTATGGAAATACAAAACTCAATCAGAACATGTGCCCAAAAGACATAGTTGCAGGGCATGTAAGAGAGAGATATACCAGCACATCTGGTCATCAGCTTTCAGTCTTGCCCTGACAAGATCAATCTCAGCTCCTGCAGTGCAGAACAAACTAATGTTAAACTCAAATGAAGTTACTACTATATAATTCATCAATTGTCACTGTAAATTAAAAAACTCAGGCTCACCACGAAGCTTCTTCTCTAGCTCTAGTTCTGTACATTGATCAAGATGGATCTGCTTTATCACTGGAAGGACAGCTGATAACAGACGATAAAGATACTGCAATTTTTGCAAAACTGGTATTCCCTGGATCCTAACCTGCAAAGTTTCCACAAAGAGCCATCTCATTGTCCTAAACAGATGTAACCTCAAAAAAAAAAAAAGGTAGCAACGGTTTGAATCTCTGGATATACAAGTTCATACCTTTATTGTATTATCAGAACGAAGGCAGTGTTTGCAATCACACAGACCACGGCACGCAGGGCAAACTTTCTCTACTTCTTCAAGTGGTATCTCCGAGTACCTTACAAAGCAATAGACATCATCAAGTACAAACCAGAGGTTTACAAAACTCTAATATAAACAGAATAAAAAGAAAACTCACTGTGTCGATATACAAGCGTCGCAGAAGGCTCTTTGATTGCACTTGAGGCAAGATATGATTCTCTCTCTATCTTTTCTCAGGCAGTGATGACAAGTTTGCCCCAAAGACTCTTCAGAGACATCTGTGCTTTCTCCTGAATATTCCTAGAAGACATAGAAACATTTACTTTAATCTTAAAATGCTCTTCAAAATATTTTCCAAATTTGTAAAGAAAAAATTATTAAAATCTTTACTGAATCGCCTACAGCCCCAAAATCTCAGGGCCGGCCCAGGATAAGTACTGTTTTAAACAATGAGAAAAGTTATAGATTAATGTACCATAGGACTCATGCTTTGGTGAGATCTCTCGCGTGACCGATCCATCACACCAGCAGACGGTGGTGTCCTATAAGATCTATAGCTCTCTTCGAACATCCCAGCATCATCACCATCCACCTCATCGTTCAAATCAACAGCGACACGTGGAGAGAAGCCCCTCATCATAGGCGTCTCAGGCAAGTACCTACTCATGATTTTATCGTGTCTCTTCTCTCTAATACCACCATCGTACTTGGTGGAGCCAGAGGCGTGGCCGCCGTTGCTGCTGCTAGGAGGAGGGATCACGAGCTGATCATCGACTGAGTAAGTATCTGCTTCGCCTAACGGCGGCGAGCTCCTCCTCTGCACTTTCTTCTGGCTGGCGCGGGAGGCTGAGTTAGCAGCGCGCTTCTTGGCCTGGACGTAGTGCTTCTCGCACACGGTCTTGTCGGGCATGGACATCGCGGTGCATCTCCACTGCTTGCCGTCTGACCTCTTGCAACGTAGCTCGTCTGGAATCCCGATAGTGACTTCGCCGTTGGCGTTGCCGGAGCCGGATCGAGTTTGCTCGTTAGCACCACTCATTGTGATCAAGATTTAATCTGCATTGTTTAAGTAAGCTTAGTCAGTAAAAATCAGAACTTCAACACTCACTACAAACCTAAATTGAGATTTGACCTGCATTGTTCAGTAATCTCAATCAGTAAAAATCAAAACTTTAGCACTCACTACAAATCCTAAATTAAGATTTGACATGTATTGTTAAGTATGCTCAGTCAGTAAAAATCAAAACTTTAGCACTCAGTACAAACCTTAATTAAGTTTTGACCTCCATTGTTCAGTAATCTCGATCAGTAAAAATCAGAACTTGGGGACTAACTACAAACCTTAATTAAGATTTGACCTGTATTGTTAAGTAAGCTGAATCACTAAAAATCAGAACTTTAGCATTCACTACGAACCCTAGATCAACAACAAACGTTCGATCAGCTAAAACTTTTAGCTAGAGGAGTGTGGAGAGAGAGTAGCACAACGAGACTGATATTAACATTGATCAATCATTGAGGAGAGGAAACAAACCTAAGGAGCTCAGGAATAGTCAAAATCGAATGAGTATTGGTGAAAGGAGATCCAAAATTCGAGAGATTTAACATACACAAGTGTGTTTTATCAGTTTATATGTATATGAATGTATGATTTTGCTTACGGTGAGAGAAGAAGGAAGCAACGAACCTGAAGCTAGGGTTTTGCTCGAGAGAAGTTGCAGAGGTAATCGACGGGAGAGAGAAGAGAGAGAAAGACCAATCACATTCTCTTTTTTTTTTTTTTCCTTTTATTATTTTCTGTTTTTTTTTTTCCTTCTCGCCACTGGAACAAAGAAGCCAACAACTCCCATTCAGACAGAGAGAGCATGATAACATGGGTTCACTTGTTTTCCTTTTCTTTACTCAAAAGTGGGATCCTCATTGCCACAATTAATTTAATTATAAGATATAGTACACATTCCATATATGGATTAATAAAACAAAAATTTAAGGAGAATGTGAATTCATATATTATATATTTTCTATATCAACAAAGTATGATATCATGATAATAAAGAAAA
Proteins encoded:
- the LOC106312486 gene encoding lysine-specific demethylase JMJ25-like, encoding MSGANEQTRSGSGNANGEVTIGIPDELRCKRSDGKQWRCTAMSMPDKTVCEKHYVQAKKRAANSASRASQKKVQRRSSPPLGEADTYSVDDQLVIPPPSSSNGGHASGSTKYDGGIREKRHDKIMSRYLPETPMMRGFSPRVAVDLNDEVDGDDAGMFEESYRSYRTPPSAGVMDRSRERSHQSMSPMEYSGESTDVSEESLGQTCHHCLRKDRERIISCLKCNQRAFCDACISTQYSEIPLEEVEKVCPACRGLCDCKHCLRSDNTIKVRIQGIPVLQKLQYLYRLLSAVLPVIKQIHLDQCTELELEKKLRGAEIDLVRARLKADDQMCCNVCQVPVVDYYRRCPNCSFDLCLRCCQDLRAEIGGTSQTIGERTGVPKLKLNFSNKFPEWEANDDGSIPCPPKEHGGCGSKSLNLARIFKMNWVAKLVKNAEEMVNGCKVSDLCSPEPCDNSVYSPSLETVRSDGVASFEKQWSEGRIVVVKRVLDESSLSGWDPETIWRDINETSEHDPFLKAINCFDGSEVEVRLGEFTKAYRDGRNQETGLPLTWRLKDWPSPSASEEFIFYQRPEFIRRFPFLEYLHPRLGLLNVAAKMPHYSLQNDSGPKVIVSCGTYKETDGGDSLTSIHYSMRDMVYLLVHTPEGTKLESVRETTNHGPREPDEKMGENESLVSPEEKLMDGELHDLSLGTPNTEKNESEMMLSVEPSCTSSCAGGVQWDVFRRQDVPKLAEYLQRTFQKPDDSLKCDFVSRPLFEGLFLNEHHKRQLKDEFGVEPWTFEQHRGEAIFIPAGCPFQFRNLQSNVQVALDFLCPESVGESARLAEEIRCLPYDHKAKPQILEIGKISLYAASSAIKEVQKLILNPESGAELGFEDPNLTKAVSNNLDKVIKRPQQISCT